The following are encoded in a window of Miltoncostaea marina genomic DNA:
- a CDS encoding S1C family serine protease: protein MPYQGPPRQNPYPPPARPPAGRRRRLPAALAGGLVPAIVGGVVALGGAALTGNLGGGATTIVNDPTPLPAAPVATAGPAGDAGAGSRGVQGVVARSSPAVVTVTVGERPGRRLGSGFLVDRRGRVLTNAHVVGDASRAMVTLEDGSERSARVLGTDESTDLAVLAVERPLAGVAPLPLGRSAGLVVGDPVVAIGNPFGLDRTATTGIVSALKRRITAPNNFEIQNVIQTDAAINQGNSGGPLLDLRGRVLGINSQIASESGGNDGIGFAVPIDTIRPVADAIIATGEPAHAWVGVTGRAISPDVAEALGDPRLRGVAVVGVDDRGPARRAGLRAATTAPEADVPRGGDVIVAVDGRPVEDMADVSLAVSSRAVGDAVTLTLLREGARRDLRIVLADRPPDVGVAPAAPSRP from the coding sequence GTGCCGTACCAGGGCCCGCCCCGCCAGAACCCCTACCCGCCCCCGGCGCGGCCGCCAGCGGGACGCCGGCGCCGCCTGCCGGCCGCGCTGGCAGGCGGCCTGGTGCCGGCGATCGTGGGGGGCGTCGTCGCCCTCGGCGGCGCCGCGCTGACCGGCAACCTGGGCGGCGGCGCCACGACGATCGTGAACGACCCGACGCCGCTGCCCGCGGCGCCGGTCGCGACCGCGGGCCCCGCCGGCGACGCCGGCGCCGGGTCGCGCGGGGTGCAGGGCGTCGTGGCGCGCAGCTCGCCGGCGGTCGTGACGGTGACCGTGGGCGAGCGGCCCGGGCGGCGCCTCGGCTCCGGCTTCCTGGTCGACCGGCGCGGCCGGGTGCTGACCAACGCCCACGTCGTCGGCGACGCCTCCCGCGCGATGGTGACCCTGGAGGACGGCAGCGAGCGCTCGGCCCGGGTGCTCGGCACCGACGAGAGCACCGACCTCGCGGTGCTGGCGGTGGAGCGGCCGCTCGCCGGGGTGGCGCCCCTGCCGCTGGGCCGCAGCGCCGGCCTGGTGGTGGGCGACCCCGTGGTCGCGATCGGCAACCCGTTCGGCCTCGACCGCACGGCCACGACCGGCATCGTCTCAGCCCTGAAGCGCCGCATCACGGCGCCGAACAACTTCGAGATCCAGAACGTCATCCAGACCGACGCCGCCATCAACCAGGGCAACTCGGGCGGGCCGCTGCTCGACCTGCGCGGCCGCGTGCTCGGCATCAACTCGCAGATCGCCAGCGAGAGCGGCGGCAACGACGGCATCGGCTTCGCGGTGCCCATCGACACGATCCGGCCGGTCGCGGACGCCATCATCGCCACCGGCGAGCCGGCCCACGCCTGGGTGGGCGTCACCGGCCGCGCGATCTCGCCCGACGTCGCCGAGGCCCTCGGCGACCCGCGCCTGCGCGGCGTGGCGGTGGTCGGGGTCGACGACCGCGGCCCGGCCCGGCGGGCGGGGCTGCGGGCCGCCACGACCGCGCCGGAGGCCGACGTGCCGCGCGGCGGCGACGTGATCGTGGCGGTCGACGGCCGCCCGGTGGAGGACATGGCCGACGTGAGCCTGGCCGTCTCGTCGCGCGCCGTCGGCGACGCGGTCACGCTGACGCTGCTGCGGGAGGGCGCGCGACGGGACCTGCGCATCGTGCTCGCCGACCGCCCACCGGACGTCGGCGTGGCGCCCGCCGCGCCCTCGCGGCCCTAG
- a CDS encoding response regulator transcription factor, translated as MSDRILVVEDEQSIRTIVEYALRDAGFAVIGAGRGDEALELIEREPVDLVVLDVMLPGMDGLEVCRRIRAERGTPIIILSARGEELDKVLGLELGADDYVTKPFSPRELVSRVRANLRRARLEPDRSAPLRAGGLEIDAVSRTVTRDGHEIELTYSEFEILHKLASSPRRVFTREELMNHLWKGTFYGDLRSVDVHVRHLRQKVEEDASAPVLIRTVRGVGYAFGGEDARG; from the coding sequence ATGTCCGACCGGATCCTGGTCGTCGAGGACGAGCAGTCCATCCGCACCATCGTGGAGTACGCGCTGCGCGACGCCGGCTTCGCCGTGATCGGGGCCGGCCGCGGCGACGAGGCGCTCGAGCTGATCGAGCGCGAGCCGGTCGACCTGGTGGTGCTCGACGTGATGCTGCCCGGCATGGACGGCCTGGAGGTGTGCCGGCGCATCCGCGCCGAGCGCGGCACGCCGATCATCATCCTGTCGGCCCGCGGGGAGGAGCTCGACAAGGTGCTCGGGCTCGAGCTCGGGGCCGACGACTACGTCACGAAGCCGTTCTCGCCGCGCGAGCTGGTCTCGCGCGTGCGGGCCAACCTGCGCCGCGCCCGCCTCGAGCCCGACCGCTCGGCGCCGCTGCGCGCCGGCGGCCTCGAGATCGACGCCGTCTCGCGCACCGTCACCCGCGACGGCCATGAGATCGAGCTGACCTACTCGGAGTTCGAGATCCTCCACAAGCTGGCCTCCTCGCCGCGCCGGGTGTTCACCCGCGAGGAGCTGATGAACCACCTGTGGAAGGGCACCTTCTACGGGGACCTGCGCAGCGTTGACGTGCACGTGCGCCACCTGCGCCAGAAGGTGGAGGAGGACGCCTCGGCGCCCGTCCTGATCCGCACGGTGCGCGGGGTGGGCTACGCCTTCGGCGGGGAGGACGCGCGGGGGTGA